The region agactaatgtaaatcacttaaattactgcaattcacaaaaaataaaaccaataaatcacatttcctttcatggaatgatttaaacatgtggtatttaatatttaactatgccaaataacttggtaggtttcttttttataaagcgaatcacaattaaaaataaataaaataaaaacctatagTTGTACACTCCCAATGTTATAGTACAACAGTATTAAGCTAATTTATTTGCtaaaaatgacgtggtgctgtagtttgttaaaacattttaacattttaaataaattaaaattaaataaataaatacatactatgTTTAGCTGATGATTGTAAATAAAATTGGGGAAATGctcggtcttattgcttaaagCACAAACGTGTACcataggttattatttaagagcagatatagttgtttattttttcaaccggataaatcaaatatgtataacaaaaaatgttttttttttttaatactaaaacgtgtttttggatttatagctacacgtcACGACATTgcagcttccaatgattattacacaagTGGAGTCtctaaaaaaagatttcttcacttgcCTAAGAAAATTAAATActtatataacttgtttaaacaaaactacgttgatgaTAAATTGGCTATCCTGCTGCTGTCGCGGGtctgctaattttaattgagaggccgggttcttatagcgcagatttccacagttctgcacagtgctgcacataATCtcagatgcgctgtagacgtcacccAATGTTACTGAGGGAGGCTGGCAGCGGCTGTAAACCAAAGggaaagatcacgagtgacctgttaatcgtaatgcaaataaccactaaaactactgctgccaccttttATCATTCTATAATGAAGTCGAGagcagccttgtcaacgctacattaaataaataattcaagtaataaataaataataaacaaacataatgtgcTAAATCTGTGGTAAGTGATATAAtcttacaataaagttaatgttaatcaattacattaaactgactgttgataatccaaacaaatgtaaacatagcACAGTGAAAATGTGTGCTGAGCTGCAAAGTTTGGGGATAAAAAAACTGCGTTTCtcaaagctgcgtgtgacgtcagaaagagaGCAGCCAATGCAGCAAGCTCTttgtaacagaacgcagcaattgaaacgtgtattctgtgttgctgacagtttccttcaaaaccattatcaaaatacagtatcagttcacaaaaatatcttcTTTAGACACTTTGCTGAGGCTGCAAGTACCTTCACTTGCTTCAGAAGAAGcaggtttgcagttgaaaaatgtgttaactgtTGTATAAAAGTAATTACGATAACTGCGATGTAGAATAAAATGAACGGTGTCAATACCGTAATGTACCGAAACCGCGGTAAACTGAAAAACCGCTATACCGACCCATTCCTATTATGAAATTTGTCAAGTTGAAAGttatcctattttctgtttttaaagtctgtaaCGTTTTCACATCTCTTGTTATATTTCTGACAAAATTCTCTGTTATGCAAAATCCCCTCACGTGGGTCACCATAAAGCATCCTTTAACATGTTTATGTGACAGTTATTTCCCTTTGCCAGTACATATTTATATCAAGTCAGGGACAAATGGAAGACAGTTGATATATCAATTGATATAACATATCATCACACTATCTGAAAGCTGAAGTAAATGTAGCAGTTTCATTTGTGTCACTTGGTGCCTACTTTAGCTTCATCCTAACACGGTCTGTTTCTGTTCTGAAGGTATGAACATCTTATGTTGAATATGAATATATCTTGACTTTTTTTTACTAGATTGACTGTGAGGGCAGAATGCCCGATGCATTTGGAAGACTTCCCTATGGATGCTCATGCCTGTCCTTTGAAGTTTGGCAGCTGTACGTTAATTTCAGATACATTCTGCATTTCCCATCTTACTCCCAATGTATCAACATGTGCTTGACTAAAGTGATGCCGGTATACCCATATGTACCATAATAGGAGCCATTTCTGTCATATTTAATAGTAACCAGCAGTTTGAGCCTTGGGAGTACCTCTTCCCATATGGGTTTTGTTAAGGTTATTATTTTTGCTACTAGCCACTGTGTTGGTATTTGGCACCAATCGATAACAGGCTCTTTCTACCAATCAAGGTTGGACAAATGGTGCTTTGAAATGTCAGGCTTGAATATCCCTACATAGACAGttcattgttatgttttattatatcTAGAAAGCAGAAGTGATCCTTCTAaaagtgtaccatagtaaaagcatagcaaagtgtaacaaagcatagtgaaagaaagGGAAAGCATAGGTAaccattgtaaagaatagcgaggcatGGTAAAGGATATTAATAAACcggggtaaactatgataaatacatcataaaactgcaaaaatattgtggTCAACTCGTATAAGTTAACTTTTAAAGCATGGCTGCCAGGTGATATTGCTTTGATAATTAAAGGAAAACAAGGAAATCAAATACAATGTAAACCATCGGTCCTATAGCTCTAttcttgttttacatttatgAAATCAGCAATGGTATTGTGTGTATCTGGGTCATTATACATGTCCACTCTTTGCTTCGTTAGATGCCTACACTCGTGCAGAGGTTGTATACATATGGACACGAGGTGCAGCACAGTCAGTAGTTGTAGCTGACGATGGTTCACGACTTAACCAGTATGATTTGCTGGGGCAAACTGTCGACTCTGGGATTGTCCAGTCCAGCACAGGTATGTGAATATAAAATCCTTTTCAGGACCGCATAGTACCGATTCATACTGAATCCTGGTGCTTTGACTCATTATGTTTAAGCAGGCACTAATATTATACCTCCTTCCTGCAATCATCTAGTCAGAACTTTCtgagtttttttcatttttatttattttgttgcgtCATTAATTAAAGCTGATTAGGGGACCTCCAGGATGCTGAATtgttgaaaaataacattttcattatcATCACTTTCTAATGGCAAGCTGCTTTAATTTTACCTAAAAGTGAAAATGGAAActtgcaagcaaaaaaaaaaacaaccttttagtTAATCCTGAAAGTTGCATGCACTTATTTCACTGGCACATGCCTATAGAGACAAATAATGCTTTTGTAACAATATAAAAGATGTTCAGACCATAACAAAGTGCACTTGACATTCTCAGTGCATGAGCGTTGAGTGGCTAGACAGGTTTTCAGTGCATTTATTTACCAGTGTGCACACTATGCAGCTGTTGCAAAAAGCAATACTGTGGTATACACAGTGTGTTTCACTGTTGAAAGTACCCTTGCACAGTTAAACTATCACTACAGTCTCAAGTCAAATTAAGTCAGTGCTCCCCGTGAACTTGGTACCACAATCTATCATAGCTGACATAGTCAAAATAGTGCATTAAGAGTGGATCATTTGCCTTTTAAAAGGGAGTCTAAAAAATGGTATATATCAGATGAGACATAAAGCCAAGGTCTGGTTGTAAGacactctgcagcagcagcagttgatgattcatagttcacccactagtctctgtaagttgctttgaatAAAAGCGTCTCCTAAATGACTAATTTAATAATCTCTGCAAAACAAATCAAGTTGGCATAAGATGACATTATTGGAGCATAAGGATTGACTATACTGTTTTTTTAGACATGCAATACATTGCATATGCTTTACAGGTTGTATAATCAACTAATCCAACAACTGGTGAATCTCCAGTTTTTCTCAGGTACTAACAGATACATTAAAATCACTTTACCTTATTGCCACGATTAAGTATTCCTAATAgcatttttattgtgctgagaatcatttggtttatttattcaAACTTGGTACCTTTTGCTGCTGTTCACATGGTCCAATTGTGGCAAGACCCTTAAAGTGAGTTTAAACAAAAGCACATCAAGTGATTAGGCCACCAAAGCAGAAACATCTTTTCATCTATGGAGTTGAAGTAAAATTGGGCATAGCAAGGATTAAGgcttgaattctttttttttcctatttgtaaGTGTATGTTGTCATGGCAACACTATTGACAGTCGGTAATCATAGCTTTATAGAATTCTTTAACTTAAGcagtgtaagatttttttttttttttttttttttttttttccagctataCATCTTCcactgtgtcattttaaaattttCGTTTTAATTTACAGGAGAATATGTTGTCATGACTACACACTTTCATTTAAAGAGGAAGATTGGTTACTTCGTCATTCAGACCTATTTACCCTGTATAATGACAGTGATTCTATCCCAAGTCTCATTTTGGCTCAACAGAGAATCTGTTCCTGCAAGAACTGTATTTGGtaagtgtctttttttattatcccAGCTTTTTTGAGTTCATGTCAAACTTGGCTCAAATGGCTGTGTTTTTGGAGACTCAAGCATGTGCCATGTGTCTGCTGTAGACTATGTGTTCTTTTTGTGTAATAAAAGCACCCATGTACAAGCATACACTACATCACTGGTGTAAGAAGTAATTTTTGTGTTCATGACTGCCTGTTAAGAAGTTGTTATATAGTTGAAACAATTCCGTGTTTGACTGAAGTTTATTGAAGGAAAGTTTCCCAGTGTGTGTCAGTCCATCAAAGGGGTGTGCTAGTCTCCAATGGAAATTGTATGATTGATAGGGTAGGGTCTTTAAGAGAAATGACAGGTACCACAGAAGGAGACCAGGACTATGAGTGATGTTTGGCAGGAAATTAGGCAAATATAGTAAGACGCAAATGCAATGTATGTCTAGCCTCCTGCTATTAACTCATCAGGCTTCTTGGGTCATTAGTCCAGTGTGGTATTTATGGCAGCATTGCTAGGGATCCTCCATTTGactttctgtgttttctttaacTGCAATTAAATAGTTATTTGCATCTGTGATTTTATATAATTCAGGCAATTAATAGAATGCAGTATTATATAATCCAAGAAGATGTCCAAGTGGATTCCTGTTAGAGTAAAGGGTGGTCTGCTACTTCATATATTCACAATTCTCCACACGCCAAATTAGATACATAAGGCCTGGGtctgacaatttatcaccaacaattcatcatgAAAATTTATCacccaacaattcatcaccagcgtcAATGCATCACGGAGTGtgcattatcatatcacagctgtttaaaacgctacaggtgaaaatgaccggtgcAGCGCTTGTAGGTAGTTCAAAATTTCtacgcttctagtgttaaaataaaggattgaaaagcaaacttgttatttttatttagtttttttgcttgtttgttagttGGTTGGTCaagttagtacattatgggtattatttatgtaatttgtaagtgaatatgtactgtatctgttatttatgatttattatagctcttTGTTTTTAGCAgagcttttatgatatattgtgacCTTAATCGGTGTGATTTTGTCCGTGAtaaattgtcgctggtgatgaattgttggtgatgaaaagttcATGACAAATTGATAAGATACCGTAAGGCCTAGAACAATGTGACCACTCTTTCATTGAGGAGGTATAGGTAAACCACCATCAAGCCAATTTGAGTGGACCATAATTAAGTGcatgtcaatttatttttaaatgacaaataacATTAGATTATGTTGGTGAAACACAACCGCAGTGCACTCCCAAGAACATATCCCAAGAACAAAGAGAAATGCGTTCTTTCTTGCTCCACTGAGAAAACTGTTCCAAGCTGGCATGCTGACAGATCCTTGGTttaattggaagaaaaaaaaaaatcattagaagCTTGAAGAATTCTTCCAGTTAATGATTTCAGCACACTTAATATATTCTACATAATGACTAGAAGCAAATATAAAATAGCACGCCATTTGGACAATGGCCTGGTCTTTACGTTTTGTAATGTCCTGATGTTATGGCTGTTTCTGTCTACTGAGACTACCTATAAAGTGGTATTACAGTAACATCCGATGCCTTTAGGGCAGCTTGATCTAATTATATCAGAAAACCACCTGTTTTAACCACACTTAAAGGTTGTAGATCACGCAACTGTTTCAGATGTTCCTCGAGAATTATTTTCACAAATTCAAGTTTTGTTTGACCCTTGTTCTGCGTGGCAATAAAAGAAGACTAGAAACTGTATCTGCAGTGAACGGTGGATGCAGCCCCTTTGTGTGAGACTGAAAAGATGCTGGTGTGTGGGGGGTGGAAAGGCTCGATGTTGATAGTCTTCTGCTGTTTGTATTGCTACATTGTGTCACCATATCATTAGCGAACACTTAGTGACAGGTTGCTCTACAGTTCAATCAACTTGTGATTTTAATAACCTTGTTTTTTCAGTGCTCCATTGTTTCATTTAGTTTCACGGGCCCCCTTTTTAatcgttttttttctgttttatttgttgatttatattataaacatttgTTAGAGCTTGTAAAATATATGTGTGATCCATAAAGGAAAGTAATAATTGCAGCACAGATGGTGCAGGTCAGATTACTGGTTGCTTAAAAACACTAAATGAACAATCCAATATGACTTGTCAAAACAATCTTAAAACACTTGAGGCATTTAATCTAAGTGTCCGTCATCATTTTATACTAAATGTAACAACACCCTGTCATTTAATATAGGTAGTGTAAACAACATAAACAAGTAATGTTGTTATACTGCAGAAAAACAATAACCCCTTCATTAAAGACTTGTAACAAAGATAACATATTATTGAGTTGGTAGGTTTTCAGGCTTTATTAATATTGCAACTTTACACTGAATAAATGACCAGATAACTATTTGTACTTGCCTTCAGGAAATAGCTCCATGTGTAGTTTTATCCCTATCTAGCTTCACTACCTCAAAACGTAGTGTTCTGGAATCtggaatggttaaaaaaaaaaaaaaaaaaaaaaaaaaacactttctctttctctgacacCGTATCACAAACACTACAGGTACTTCAGAaattctttttgtgtttttaacttcAGCAGCAGACTTTGACACTGATCTAAAAGGTAGACTGGTGCTGTAATCGAAATAACTCTTAGCCTATTGCACTACAATATTTTCCCACAATTTTGAACATTACCACTTTTGCTTGCAGTATTCACTTTTCAAATACTTAATAAGAAATTGCTTCTCAATGCTAGTTCACTTTGAGCCCACGAAAAAATAATTTACTTCCATACTGACTACTGTATTTGATAGCACATGAAATAAGCACAAATACCAGAAACCAAGCTGATGTTTATACATGAAGCATGGAGTAAGGGTGTAATGCAGAATATAAACACACCTgcatatattatgtatatacctatatatattatttatatacctgtatatattatttgcaaAATGCAAGGCTGTAATTCTTTGCTTTAATAACAGATTTACTAAATTCTAAAAAACTTTTTCAAATGATCAAAATAATCTTTTAGACTCCTTCAGCCCTGCAGATATTCCCTGTGCACATCTGCATGAGTTCAATGTCTTTTATTGGTTAGAACAGTAGTGGCTGGATCGATGGGGAAAGCTGGACATGCTGAtaaacatgtcatatgcttttTCATGCTTGACTGGCTTTAATTTCACCTGTAGCCTGTAGTGCTCTGAAAAGCTGACAGGAGGCAACTCAACTGGGTGTTTGATTTAGCTTCTAAGGGCATCCTGTTGTGGTGTTCTGCTCCAATCACACTTGGGTAACCCAGCTAACTTTTGCATATTTATAGCCAAATgcactgaaaactgaaattttCTTGATCCATAAGCTCCACCTCAGAAGTGTACCTTTGATTTATCTCAAATACAGAGCAATATTTTTACTGCATGATGTGTGCATCCAGGATGCATGCAGTACTTTGGCAAGCAGTGTTATAGCTAATCAAGATTTAATGCTTAAGCTGCCACCATAACAATAACTTATGCTTCATCGTTTTAAGCAATTTCACTCCTTGACAAATTGCGCTGGTATAGATTCAATATTCTGAATGTTACATATGTCACATGCAGCATGTTATATGTAACATTACCATTTCTGAAAATGCAAAATTGCCTGTAGATAGAAGTTCCTCCAGCAGTGCTGCCAAACAGACACAATTACTTTTAGATGGAAACTGATTGCAGTAAAACACATTCTgcttctgaaatattttttttcacaagctcaacatagttttgtttatacagtacattaagaaGTATGTTCCTTTgacaaatgttttacaaaatgtgtatttgatcccattttgtaaaatatttaactcTGACTGTTCTGAAAATGTCAGAAAAGCCATTTAAACGTTGCCATGTACTTGCATCAGATAATAAGATATTGTTAGCAAGATCATTTCCATGGCGActtatttattataatgtaaCCACAGTTATTCATGTCCTGTAATTTAAAGTGCAGCCAAATATACTCCAGtcttttaaaggagaaaaaaacaccTACTTGTAATACAATGCTAGAATCAAACACAGTTAGATTAAGTGAAAGAATTCAGGGTCTCCTCAGAACTCTCAAGTTGTTTGTCACAGTGTTACAATCTCGTGGTCTATTCATTGGTGAGTTGCTCCCGATAATTCCTGTTCTTTATCTGTTCTTTTTGTACAGGAGTAACCACCGTGCTGACCATGACCACACTGAGTATCAGCGCCAGGAACTCTCTTCCCAAGGTGGCTTATGCCACAGCCATGGACTGGTTCATTGCAGTCTGCTATGCGTTTGTGTTCTCTGCTCTAATTGAGTTTGCTACAGTGAATTATTTCACAAAGAGAGGCTACGCCTGGGATGGGAAAAGCGTTGTGCCtgaaaaggtatttttaaaaagaaaaaaagtctgcaTTAAACATTATGAAGAGACGATTAAGATGACTGTTACTTTTTTTAGCTTTGAAAAAACACTGAGGGACACTGTGGTCCTGCCACTGTTTGATTATAGTGAAATTAAATGGTCTGTACACTTGTACAGATTTGTTTTGATGTGATTTCAAGGCACATCACTGCCAACTGCCAGCCCAGGCTGAATATCACAGGTGCATTTCAGTATTTCACTGGGTTTGTTTAACAATTCATACAAATCCCTCATAAAGGAACAaatgaatcaaagttaatgtttttctttgtggGTAAAAAAACTGTTTGGTCTGGCAGCTTTTGCATTGTTGTTGTGTGGCCATCTGGCAGGGCAGACACTAAACACTACCAATGCCATTGTTATGGTGGCCACTGTGGCACGTAGTGTCACAGCCCAAGATgctaccagcaggaattagagactccAAGACAGAAGCTGGAGTGAAGCACTGTATAGAGACTtggagacagaagctgcagtgaagcgtcGTTGCTCACAtttaatacacacaaataaacacacaaaatggcATAAGGGGAAAAAATTAAGATTTAAACAAGTCAAGAATAAAtataggctgggcatttgccttcactataCTTACAACCACAGTTCAAAACACACCAAACTCCCTCctctcaaacaaaggattttgctcgcctttatacatgtggccactccccaaaccactcaattacctaatcggggaatggccacacctgtgattgttggcagggacagaattaaccccatccctgccgaccttacattcccacacacactatttacacaagcatggcttctgccctgccacatccACAATTGTTTGGTTATTTTATGGTTGAAAGTTGTTGCAAGTTGCTTGTTTTTTGCCTCACTGTAAAAGtgattctgttttgtatttgttcccCAAAGACCTTCTTAATTGCAGTTACATTATAGCTGTAAAGATATGCAGGTGAGCAGAATGCCACAAATGAAAAGCCCCACCACCACCCCTATTCCTTTGCATTTGTTCAGTAGCAGTGGCAGTTTCAACGCCATttggaaatatttaaaacaggttGTGCAAATATGCCTTTGagtgattcatttattttagcattaATGAGATGTACTGGCCTTGTCAAGAAAACATATGGGATCCTGTTCCTCAGATGTTCTACGTTACTTAGTAGTTTGCCATGGAAGCCAGCACGATCACTAAACCTTCATATATTAAGGAATGCTTATCAGGAGTTCTGCTTGCATAATTATCATGTTCTAGATGTTGCCGgcatttcagatttatttaaactTATACAATACAGTgatgcatttatttacatatttatatttttaattttagccaaagaagaaaaaagaatctctcatcaagaaaaacaacacgtACACAGCAAGTGCATCAAACTATGCTCCAAACATTGCCAGAGACCCTGGTTTGGCAACCATTGCAAAAAGTGCTGCTACCACTGACTCTAAAGAAGGAGAACCAAAACCCAAGCCTCCagaagccaagaaaacctttaacAGTGTGAGCAAAATTGACCGGATGTCCAGAATATGCTTCCCTCTGCTCTTTGGAACCTTTAATTTAGTCTACTGGGCAACCTATTTAAATAGGGAGCCAGCAATCAAAGGGTTATTTCAACCCCActaatttcattgtttttttttttttgttttattgttttttaaatgttcatttggAGCAAAGGTGTGTAAACTTTTCTGAGATGGTCTAGTTCCCAATTACTGCATTGCTTCTATGTTATACACAAATTTAAGATTTTACCTCCAAATTTAAAAAGGCGAGAGTCTAATCCTAGGTTCTTGGCAATGTGGTTAAAATTAAATGGGACTTTTTAGGATCGTTGTGCTACTACTAATTATGCTACAATAATATATACGCAAGAGAATGCTAATCTACATATGCACATAgcctaacaattttttttgttttgttatgtatttatttatttatttattgcattagaCCATTAACTCTTAAATACATTCATGTACAAATTGTTACgtaacagatatatttgcatggactgttttttgtttttttttcctgttttggtTTGGATCACTAAATGCTAACTTAAAAATAAGTCAGATACTCTACCATTACATTTTACAGGTGGTTTCAGTTTTCTTTACTTGTAATACATAATCAGGATAGGGTTTCTGCAATAGCAATAAATACATGATGTCTCAGCAGATACATTTGATTTCCATACATGGTTATTTTACAAAACTTTGATTATAGAATACTTAATAAAGcataatgtttatttgtattttattgtaaatagtatCCAGTGTTACAGATGTTAATATTAAGTTTAAGCT is a window of Polyodon spathula isolate WHYD16114869_AA chromosome 12, ASM1765450v1, whole genome shotgun sequence DNA encoding:
- the gabra1 gene encoding gamma-aminobutyric acid receptor subunit alpha-1, with the translated sequence MRRTAMFSHSTWACLLLLHVLSGKSHGQTPNLEEVKDNTTVFTRILDSLLDGYDNRLRPGLGERITEVKTDIFVTSIGPVSDHDMEYTIDVFFRQSWRDERLKFKGPMTVLRLNNLMASKIWTPDTFFHNGKKSVAHNMTMPNKLLRITEDGTLLYTMRLTVRAECPMHLEDFPMDAHACPLKFGSYAYTRAEVVYIWTRGAAQSVVVADDGSRLNQYDLLGQTVDSGIVQSSTGEYVVMTTHFHLKRKIGYFVIQTYLPCIMTVILSQVSFWLNRESVPARTVFGVTTVLTMTTLSISARNSLPKVAYATAMDWFIAVCYAFVFSALIEFATVNYFTKRGYAWDGKSVVPEKPKKKKESLIKKNNTYTASASNYAPNIARDPGLATIAKSAATTDSKEGEPKPKPPEAKKTFNSVSKIDRMSRICFPLLFGTFNLVYWATYLNREPAIKGLFQPH